In one Nicotiana tomentosiformis chromosome 6, ASM39032v3, whole genome shotgun sequence genomic region, the following are encoded:
- the LOC138894065 gene encoding uncharacterized protein encodes MKIEKKKKKKDEKSRREEHDESEHMPALPFPQKLYREKLDKQFGIFLDVLKQVHVNLPFTEVLSQMPAYAKFLKEILTKKRKIEETSVIKLTEHCNAILQNKLPQKCGDLGNILVVNMEGKKEVPLIIGRPFLAMGREILDIHERKLMLRVGEETVTFDMNVEKRAQKDKVATSVE; translated from the exons ATGAAaattgagaagaagaagaagaagaaggatgaaaaatcaagaagggaggaacatgatgagagcgagcacatgcctgctttacccttccctcaaaagctatatagagaaaagttaGACAAGCAGTTTGGAAtatttctggatgtgctgaaacaggttcatgtaaacttaccattcacagaagtgctctcacaaatgcctgcttacgccaaattcttgaaagagatccttacaaagaagaggaagatagaagaaaCCTCAGTgatcaagctcacagagcattgcaatgcgatattgcaaaacaaactcccacaaaagtgtggagatctaggga acattttagtggtgaatatggagggaAAAAAGGAGGTCCCTCTTATcataggaagaccattcttagcaatggGTAGAGAAATATTGGATATACACGAgaggaaactcatgcttagagtgggtgaggagacggtgACTTTTGATATGAATGTAGAAAAGAGGGCACAAAAGGACAAAGTAGCTACAAGTGTTGAGTGA